The segment AATACAGTCCTTGCAGAATGTGGACACTAGCACCATGATATTATAAGGAGTCCATGTCAAAATAAATGCAAGCAATATAGCACTTAATGTCTTTGCTGCCTTTTTTTCTTTGATAAGTGAATTGCTTTTCCTCTTTCCGTGGCGTTTTTTTTCCATCTTGGCTTTGATAACAGTTGATGGTAGAGCCGAGGGTTGCGATTTGGATGATTTCCTGGATACCTCCCGCTTTCCCCCATTGGCTTCACTCTCTACTTCCCCCCGCCCAAGAGTGTCATTGGACCCACGAGACCCTGTGGGTGTCCCAACTACAGAGCTGACCATAGGTAATCGTATAACAGCTGAACAAATGCTTTTCATCTCGTATGGGTGATCCTCTCCATCAGAGGAAGAGGAGAGGGAGTCTGCAGAGGCAGCATCTTCCATGGTATTCCAGCTTCCATTGCTTCGGTTCTGAGGGTAACTTCTGAGAGATGGACTGGCAGCGAGTCTACCAGGAAAACAACATGCTTGCTTGGCTCTTGGTACTACAGTTTGAGATTTGGACAGTCTTTCCGATTCACCCATTCCGCAACTGCTGCCACTTCTGACACTGCCTAAGTGACGTACAATGCTTTCTGTCCCTGAACCCTGCAATCCCGCAAGTTCTCTGCTCCTGTTTTCTGTTTCTCTGTAAATCCGCCAATACAATATAATCATGATGGTAACTGGCAAGTAGAAGGCAGCAATGGCAGTGCCAAATGTGATAATAGGTTGGGATAGGAACTGAATATAGCATTCATCGGGTTCCACCGTCCTCTCACCAATGATATATTGCCAGCATAATATGGCTGGTGCCCACAGGACTAAAGAGATTACCCATGCCAATCCAATCATAATACCTGCTCTCTTTGGTGTTCTCTTTGCCCTGTATGTCAATGGCCGAGTAATGGAAAAATAGCGATCAAAGCTAATGATGAGCAGATTCATTACAGAAGCATTGCTTGTGACATAATCGAGTGCCAGCCACAGGTCACAGGAAATACTGCCAAGCGCCCAGCGACCCATTACAATGTATGTTGTATATAAGTTCATGGACACTAAGCCAATGATTACATCTGCACACGCTAAACTAAGTAGGAAGTAGTTGTTGACCGTCTTTAGGTCACTGTTGACTTTGAAGGCCAAGAGAACCAGGATATTCCCAACCACAGTAATAAGAGACAGGACTCCTGTTGTGAGGACAATAAGCACCACCTCCCACACTGCATGACCTCCAAAGGGGTCACGATATGACTGCTGTGTTGCATTAAGGGTCAGCGGATCAATAGTAGAATTGTTCATGATTGAAGGACAGTTGGTCATCGATTCTTGCCCAGCATTCTGATGCAGGACTACAATAAAATTTGAAATGGAAACAGTAAGAGGGCTCCGTTTGCTTCAAGTTTTTAAAGTCTTTATCCACTGCAGTAAAAACCTgcaagaacaaaaataataataataataataattggggtATGGAGTACAGGGATCACCAATAAAAAGCTAACCCTGAAAGACCATGGCAGTGACTAGGAAACTTAAGCAGTTAACAGAAAGATGAGATAGAAGGATAACAGTGACATAATGTATAGATATCTGTAACCATTTAGTATCACTATGTGTTGCACTAATTGAGAAATTCTATGCAGATTTCTTTCTGTCTTCACCTGCATGTCTGTCTGGCATCCTCTTTTGCTTGCTCCTGAGCTACTGCTAGATTTCACTCGCTTCTCTATTCTATGTTgcgctctctccccctctctctctctctctctctctctctctctgctacgtGTGTCTCTGTAATCTGTAGCTAAACAAAACTGGATTTAAGATCTGTGCTGTTTGGTTGTTGGAGGAAGGAGTTGTGTTGCTGAAGGAGGGATCCCCCAGCCCCATCCTGTGCCAAAAAAGAAGAGCGAGAAGTGGTTGGACAGGTTTAGTTTTCACACAAAAAATGATTCAAATAAGAAGGAAGTGAAAGGAACAGAGAGAACAAAATGAAGCCGAACTGAAGAAAGTAAGCCATATGTTACCAAACCACCAGCTTGTCCTGTGCTATCACCACTTCTCCAGTTATTCCTTTTTTCTTCAGGTGTATTCCCCCCATCTGTTATTCAGTCTCCATATCTACAGCTGTCTAAACATGTAATTGCATTAATGATTCGTCCTTTAAAATGTTCTATGATGATCCTCACCTTACCTCCTCCTATCTTACCGCCTCCTACCAAAAGCCACACTTGTCTCTGCCCTATGCTTTCTAAACTCTAAGCAGTTTTTCCTATTGTTGTGTGTCATTGTATAGCCACATAAGTACTGACTGTGGCTTGTCTGATTCGTCTGTGAAGGATGCTGTCACATCTGACTGCATAGATCTATACATATGACTGAAACGCGCACCAAGTAATGCTTATAAATATACTGACATCGAGAAACGCGTTGACTGACTCTCCCCACATAAGTTTCCCATATACCTTTGAGTAGATTGATAAGCACACCATAGATCTTATACATAGCTACTTATACAAACAGCGCTTTTGAACGACATAAgttatttctattacgtcctacaggatgctggggactccgcaggagacatgggcactataaagaaactttagaatgggtgtgcactggctcctccctctatgcccctcctccagacctcatttagatcctgtgcccagaggagactgggtgctttcagggaagcTCTCCTAAGTTTCtctgtaataaagaattttgttagattttttattttcagggagtcctgctggcaacaggctccctgcgccgtgggactgaggagagagaagcagacctacttcagtgataggctctgcttcttaggctactggacaccattagctccagagggatcggaacgcaggtctcacccttgccgttcgtcccagagccgcgccgccgtcctccttgcagagccggaagattgaagccgggtgagtatacaaagaaagaagacttcacaggcggcagaagacttcggatcttc is part of the Pseudophryne corroboree isolate aPseCor3 chromosome 11, aPseCor3.hap2, whole genome shotgun sequence genome and harbors:
- the CHRM1 gene encoding muscarinic acetylcholine receptor M1 gives rise to the protein MTNCPSIMNNSTIDPLTLNATQQSYRDPFGGHAVWEVVLIVLTTGVLSLITVVGNILVLLAFKVNSDLKTVNNYFLLSLACADVIIGLVSMNLYTTYIVMGRWALGSISCDLWLALDYVTSNASVMNLLIISFDRYFSITRPLTYRAKRTPKRAGIMIGLAWVISLVLWAPAILCWQYIIGERTVEPDECYIQFLSQPIITFGTAIAAFYLPVTIMIILYWRIYRETENRSRELAGLQGSGTESIVRHLGSVRSGSSCGMGESERLSKSQTVVPRAKQACCFPGRLAASPSLRSYPQNRSNGSWNTMEDAASADSLSSSSDGEDHPYEMKSICSAVIRLPMVSSVVGTPTGSRGSNDTLGRGEVESEANGGKREVSRKSSKSQPSALPSTVIKAKMEKKRHGKRKSNSLIKEKKAAKTLSAILLAFILTWTPYNIMVLVSTFCKDCIPKTLWELGYWLCYVNSTVNPMCYALCNRSFRRTFKMLLLCRWDKRKWRTHRHPAAFFRTPSQ